In the genome of Opitutia bacterium KCR 482, one region contains:
- the dnaA gene encoding chromosomal replication initiator protein DnaA yields the protein MAPLTISTTLSEIWQKAKSELELVLPREAFDEWFSNLACVGGDESKIVLGSPSAFAPYWITDNYLDILSQNLSMAAGHNISVEITVVNSPEPAAAETPAPRMARAVVAEEPKTLLSINPRNTFESFVVGESNQLAHAAALAVAQSVGKAFNPLFLYGDTGLGKTHLMHAIAHFIIKNNPSAKVVYISSEAFVNDYIKALGDGNIASFRKRYRNTDVLLIDDIQFFAKKESSQNEFFHTFNDLFNANKQIVLSCDKPLNEVEDIEKRLVSRFAWGMCVDIKMPDYETRLAILRRKVASLGDSANIGDDVLDLIARRFTKNVRRMEGALNKLIGYSSLINSNEPVSLEKAAYLLADDFVQEEGAAVDVELIQKKVAEHYHLEVSDIVGKRRTSMISMARQTAMYISRKLTTHTLQEIGKRFGGRDHGTVIHAMRTVETLLEQDEKVKRTVAFLMKSLSD from the coding sequence ATGGCCCCATTAACGATATCGACGACGCTGTCCGAAATTTGGCAAAAAGCCAAATCGGAGTTGGAACTCGTGCTCCCGCGCGAGGCCTTCGACGAATGGTTTTCGAATCTCGCGTGCGTCGGCGGCGACGAATCGAAAATCGTGCTCGGCTCTCCCAGCGCGTTCGCCCCGTATTGGATTACCGACAACTACCTCGACATTCTCTCCCAAAATTTGTCGATGGCGGCAGGGCACAACATTTCGGTTGAAATCACGGTCGTAAACTCCCCCGAACCCGCCGCGGCCGAAACTCCCGCGCCCCGCATGGCGAGGGCGGTCGTTGCGGAAGAGCCCAAGACGCTTCTTTCAATCAACCCGCGCAACACTTTCGAAAGCTTTGTCGTCGGCGAAAGCAACCAGCTTGCGCACGCGGCGGCTCTTGCGGTTGCCCAGAGCGTCGGCAAGGCGTTCAACCCGCTGTTCCTTTACGGCGACACCGGCTTGGGCAAAACGCACCTCATGCACGCAATCGCCCACTTTATCATAAAGAACAATCCGTCGGCAAAGGTCGTCTACATTTCGTCTGAGGCGTTTGTGAACGACTATATTAAAGCCTTGGGCGACGGCAACATAGCGTCGTTCCGCAAACGCTACCGCAACACCGACGTCCTGCTCATCGACGATATCCAGTTCTTCGCCAAAAAGGAGAGCAGCCAGAACGAATTTTTCCACACTTTCAACGATCTTTTCAACGCAAACAAGCAGATTGTGCTCTCTTGCGACAAGCCGCTCAACGAGGTTGAGGACATCGAAAAACGCCTTGTGTCGCGCTTCGCGTGGGGCATGTGCGTTGACATCAAAATGCCCGACTACGAAACGCGTCTGGCGATTTTGCGCCGCAAAGTGGCGTCGCTTGGCGACTCCGCGAACATCGGCGACGACGTTCTCGACCTCATCGCCCGCCGCTTTACAAAAAACGTAAGGCGCATGGAGGGCGCGCTCAACAAGCTGATAGGCTATTCGTCGCTGATAAATTCGAACGAACCCGTCTCCCTCGAAAAGGCGGCGTACCTTCTCGCCGACGACTTCGTTCAGGAGGAGGGCGCGGCGGTTGACGTGGAGCTTATCCAGAAGAAAGTCGCAGAGCACTACCATTTGGAGGTTTCCGACATTGTGGGCAAACGCCGCACGTCGATGATTTCGATGGCCCGCCAAACCGCGATGTACATTTCAAGAAAGCTCACAACGCACACTTTGCAGGAAATCGGCAAACGCTTCGGCGGGCGCGACCACGGCACGGTAATCCACGCAATGAGGACGGTCGAAACCCTGCTCGAACAGGACGAAAAGGTAAAGCGCACCGTCGCGTTCCTGATGAAGTCGCTTTCAGACTAA
- a CDS encoding GDSL-type esterase/lipase family protein — protein sequence MRKIAVSLLLSLFAATLAFGANTADNSKQAVQTVKQSKDAKKKPAKKQREWAKFDRYESANARIKKAPAAVFMGDSITANWYSFRPEFFAENNYAGRGISGQTSSEMLVRFRNDVINLKPKYVAIMAGTNDVAENNGKIKLENVLSNIISMAELGRLHGIKVVLCSVLPASKIPWRNIPEPAQKIAKLNSLIKDYAEKNGFAYVDYYSALVDENGGLPEKYSKDGVHPKKETYPIMEALIKAEFAK from the coding sequence ATGAGAAAAATAGCAGTATCGTTGTTGTTGTCGCTTTTTGCGGCGACTCTCGCGTTCGGCGCAAATACCGCCGACAATTCAAAACAGGCAGTCCAGACCGTGAAACAGTCTAAAGACGCCAAGAAAAAGCCCGCCAAAAAACAGCGCGAATGGGCTAAGTTCGACCGCTACGAAAGCGCGAACGCGCGTATTAAAAAAGCGCCAGCTGCCGTCTTCATGGGCGATTCGATTACCGCCAACTGGTATTCTTTCCGCCCCGAATTTTTCGCCGAAAACAACTACGCGGGGCGCGGAATCAGCGGGCAGACTTCCTCCGAAATGCTCGTGCGCTTCCGCAACGACGTAATCAACCTCAAACCCAAATATGTGGCGATTATGGCGGGAACAAACGACGTCGCCGAGAACAACGGGAAAATCAAGCTCGAAAACGTTTTAAGCAACATCATTTCGATGGCGGAACTCGGCAGACTTCACGGCATAAAGGTTGTGCTGTGCTCCGTTCTGCCCGCAAGCAAAATTCCGTGGCGCAACATTCCGGAGCCTGCGCAGAAAATCGCAAAACTCAACTCGCTCATCAAGGATTACGCCGAAAAGAACGGCTTTGCGTACGTCGATTACTACTCGGCTCTCGTGGACGAAAACGGCGGGCTTCCCGAAAAATACTCGAAAGACGGCGTCCACCCGAAAAAGGAAACGTATCCTATCATGGAGGCGTTAATCAAGGCTGAGTTTGCCAAGTAG